The following proteins come from a genomic window of Gottfriedia acidiceleris:
- the phaC gene encoding class III poly(R)-hydroxyalkanoic acid synthase subunit PhaC gives MLEEATESLPSGLKESYKRLKKTADILIKEGEPLVGQSPKEVIWTKNKSKLYHYIPTTKKVKKTPILLIYALINKPYILDLTKGNSFVEYLVNEGFDVYLLDWGTFGHEDRHLKFDDIIHDYIAKAVNKVLRFSGAKELSMLGYCMGGTLTSIYASLYENAPIKNLIFVTSPFDFSDTGLYGAFLNEKYFALDKAVDTLGNIPPEMIDFGNKMLKPVTNFVGPYVTLLDRSDNTKFIKSWQLMQKWVTDGIPFPGEAYRQWIREFYQQNKLLSGDLEIRGRKVDVSNIKANVLNISATKDHIAMPCQVEALNEHISSVDKQYVSIPSGHVSIMFGPVSLKTTYPTIGKWLAERS, from the coding sequence ATGTTAGAAGAAGCTACGGAATCGCTTCCGAGCGGATTAAAAGAATCATACAAAAGATTGAAGAAAACGGCAGATATTCTTATAAAAGAGGGAGAACCTTTAGTAGGTCAATCTCCTAAAGAAGTGATTTGGACGAAAAATAAAAGTAAATTATATCATTATATTCCAACAACAAAAAAGGTAAAAAAGACTCCAATTCTTCTTATCTACGCTCTAATTAATAAACCGTATATTCTTGATTTAACAAAGGGGAACTCTTTTGTTGAGTATCTTGTTAATGAAGGATTTGATGTTTATTTATTAGATTGGGGAACTTTTGGTCATGAAGATCGTCATTTAAAATTTGACGATATTATTCACGACTATATTGCAAAAGCGGTAAATAAGGTTCTTCGTTTTTCAGGTGCAAAAGAATTATCAATGTTAGGATATTGTATGGGTGGTACTTTAACAAGTATTTACGCATCACTTTATGAAAATGCACCAATTAAAAACTTAATTTTTGTAACTAGTCCATTTGATTTTTCAGATACAGGTTTATATGGTGCATTTTTAAATGAAAAATACTTTGCACTTGATAAAGCTGTTGATACATTAGGGAATATTCCTCCTGAAATGATCGATTTTGGTAACAAAATGTTAAAACCAGTTACTAATTTTGTTGGACCTTACGTAACTTTATTAGATCGCTCTGATAATACAAAATTTATTAAATCATGGCAGTTAATGCAAAAATGGGTTACAGATGGTATTCCATTCCCAGGTGAAGCATATCGCCAATGGATCAGAGAATTTTACCAACAAAATAAATTATTAAGCGGTGACTTAGAAATTAGAGGAAGAAAAGTAGATGTATCTAACATTAAAGCTAATGTTTTAAATATTTCTGCTACGAAAGACCATATTGCGATGCCTTGCCAAGTTGAAGCATTAAATGAGCATATTTCTAGCGTAGATAAGCAGTATGTTTCGATTCCATCTGGCCATGTATCAATCATGTTTGGACCTGTTTCATTAAAAACGACATATCCTACAATTGGTAAATGGTTAGCTGAAAGATCATAA
- a CDS encoding 3-oxoacyl-ACP reductase — protein sequence MMDLVNRVAIVTGGAKGIGKGIALALAEKGAKVVINYNNSEAHAKAVVDELFENGYEALAVQANVAELDQAKALIDRTVEHFGRLDIIVNNAGITRDRSFKKLSAEDWHEVIDVNLSSVYNTCNSALPYLLESDNARIVNISSVIGQAGGFGQTNYSAAKAGMIGFTKSLALELAKSNVTVNSVCPGFIETDMVNEIPENVKEQIKSRIPKRRFGTVEEIAKAVIYLCEGGEYITGQQINVNGGLYV from the coding sequence ATAATGGATTTAGTAAATCGTGTAGCGATCGTAACAGGTGGAGCAAAAGGGATTGGAAAAGGTATAGCACTTGCTTTAGCAGAAAAAGGCGCAAAAGTTGTAATCAATTATAATAATAGTGAAGCTCACGCAAAAGCAGTGGTAGATGAACTTTTTGAAAATGGTTATGAAGCGTTAGCAGTGCAAGCTAATGTTGCTGAATTAGATCAAGCGAAAGCATTAATTGATCGTACGGTTGAGCATTTTGGCCGATTAGACATTATTGTTAATAATGCTGGTATTACTAGAGACCGTAGTTTCAAAAAACTAAGTGCAGAAGATTGGCATGAGGTTATTGATGTAAATTTAAGCAGTGTTTATAACACATGTAATTCTGCTTTACCATACTTACTTGAATCTGATAACGCTCGTATCGTTAATATTTCATCAGTTATTGGTCAGGCAGGCGGATTTGGCCAAACAAACTATTCTGCTGCAAAAGCTGGTATGATTGGATTTACTAAATCATTAGCACTTGAATTAGCAAAATCAAACGTTACAGTAAATTCTGTATGTCCAGGATTTATTGAAACTGACATGGTGAACGAAATTCCAGAAAATGTAAAAGAGCAAATTAAATCAAGAATACCAAAAAGAAGATTTGGTACTGTAGAAGAGATTGCTAAAGCTGTTATTTACTTATGTGAAGGTGGAGAGTACATTACTGGTCAACAGATTAATGTAAATGGCGGACTTTACGTTTAA